The Candidatus Bathyarchaeia archaeon genomic interval GCCTAGCAAAGGAGATCAACTGGGACATTCTGCTCTTCATGATGGGCATATTCCTAGTTGTTCAAGGATTAAGGCATACTGGCGCTGTGGAATTCTTTGCATACCTCTTCACAAAAACTCTTTCATTGCCGCTGTTTCTATCTGTGCTTGCACCAAGCATGGTCGTTACAATCGGCGCAAGCGCCATGAACAACTGGCCGATGACCATCCTTGGCCTTTTATCGATAAAGCATGCAGCAAACAGCGTTAGCCTAAACTCGCAGAGCCTCACAAGCATGGTTTTCTCAAACATTATTGGAAACAACTTGGGTCCACACTTTTTCCCTCTCGGGTCTTTAGCAATTTTAATGTGGCTTGAAACAATGCGCCGAAAAGGCGTTAAAATAAGGCTTAGGGATTATTTGAAAGTCGGTTCAGTCGTGTCAATTATTGAGGTTACTGTAGCATCCTTGGTTTTATGGTTTGAAATTGCTTTCTTAAATTTAAACTTGAACATTCAACTTTAGCATTGCACATGCCTTGCTTGCAATTTATTCACAAGTTGACTTCTATAGAATGATCTGCTTCCCGTAAGAAAATAGCTGACAGCAGCGGAAACAACGGTGGGGATTATAAAGCTTGGACCCATAGTTTCAGCAACCAGAGTTATACTTGTCAAAAGGCTTTTGCTCGTCGCAGCCAGCACTGCAGCCATTGATAATATGACATATAAAACAGGCGTCTCAAGGTTCAAAGTTTGTGCGTAAATGAGCCCAAGTGCGCCGCCAACATAAAGCGATGGAATGAATAGTCCCCCGTTTCCACCGAAATTCAGTGTTATGCTTGTGGCTACAATTTTTAAAATTAAAAGTGCGGTCAAATTTGTCAAAGCTAATTCTCCTAATTCGGCTATTGTGATTTTGTGAATGAAATCGTAACCTAGCCCAAGCGCTTCAGGGTAAAGCAAGCCTATGACATCGAGAATTAATCCAGCAAATATTGTCATAAGCAACATTGGAAGTCTGCTGGCAAGCCGTTTGCTTATGATGTTTGTTCTTTCAAGGGCTTCCATGAATGCCAACGCAACTAACGCCGCTAGGATTCCTAGAAAAATTGCATGCATAAGGGTGGAAAGAGTTGGTATAATAAATGTTGGAGTTGGAAAAATGGTTTCTGTTCCAAGGGTTATGGCGGACGTAAAATAGGCGGTAACAGAAGCAATAGACGCTGGAATAAAAACCTCGGTTTCAACATCTCTCTTGTAAGGTATTTCAAGGGCAAATAATATCCCCGTCAATGGAGCCTTAAAGATCGCT includes:
- a CDS encoding chloride channel protein, translating into ISRTLASAITIGFGGSAGLEGPSLLLGGGISSFIARRLKLDQKDVKTLFLCGAAAGFSAIFKAPLTGILFALEIPYKRDVETEVFIPASIASVTAYFTSAITLGTETIFPTPTFIIPTLSTLMHAIFLGILAALVALAFMEALERTNIISKRLASRLPMLLMTIFAGLILDVIGLLYPEALGLGYDFIHKITIAELGELALTNLTALLILKIVATSITLNFGGNGGLFIPSLYVGGALGLIYAQTLNLETPVLYVILSMAAVLAATSKSLLTSITLVAETMGPSFIIPTVVSAAVSYFLTGSRSFYRSQLVNKLQARHVQC